In Thermosphaera sp., a genomic segment contains:
- a CDS encoding glycosyltransferase, giving the protein MKNTTTSMFKPLRLFTLLTLAPIINVVVSGDKVYVDKEKKCVTILFSGNITSRRAAHIMKFLEILSPWMNCINIVATRIEKEAVIDFSSYRRERFSGGPQVRFVILEPQFNSIEKKKSLLKDIVISLAQLPRIREYLKCDGILITGTINIANVMLSRLSSSKSRLLVFAGGFSYMGIEANSLKNAAKRCLIYLIEFVHTLLADYLLIEAPTMRRHVPFSKVTNALLKNKLIDFANLCVEDYFFQDCEKFESRIYDIGYVGALEERRYIKELLLTMKYLPRFLNKKVRVLIIGDGPLRHVVESFAKKYRDPESAIFVDYIPSVPRYRLQNYYRKIKILVLPTRSDGLPNTIIEAMASCCTVISTDIGGIPSVIDNNVTGFIIQNGNIVLELLKLIKQLFSNDYKIAKIGTNARQRVLKSFSKVPVQIKWKHILDLARRA; this is encoded by the coding sequence TTGAAGAATACTACAACAAGTATGTTTAAGCCTCTTCGTCTGTTTACACTGCTCACTTTAGCGCCAATAATTAATGTAGTTGTTTCAGGTGATAAAGTATATGTAGATAAAGAAAAGAAATGTGTAACAATACTATTTAGTGGGAACATTACGAGTCGTCGTGCGGCGCATATTATGAAATTCCTCGAGATATTATCGCCTTGGATGAATTGTATAAACATTGTGGCAACACGCATTGAGAAAGAAGCAGTAATAGATTTCTCTTCATATCGTCGAGAACGATTTTCGGGAGGTCCTCAAGTAAGATTCGTAATACTAGAACCCCAATTTAACTCTATTGAAAAGAAAAAGTCGTTATTAAAGGATATTGTTATTAGTCTAGCTCAGCTCCCAAGAATACGTGAATACCTAAAGTGTGATGGTATTCTAATTACTGGCACAATAAACATAGCCAATGTTATGCTGTCACGTCTCTCTTCCTCGAAAAGCAGACTACTGGTCTTTGCAGGAGGTTTCAGCTATATGGGGATAGAAGCGAACTCGCTGAAGAATGCCGCAAAGAGATGTCTCATATATCTGATCGAATTCGTTCATACCTTACTAGCCGATTATTTACTTATTGAGGCTCCTACAATGAGGAGGCATGTACCTTTTTCAAAAGTAACTAATGCTTTACTTAAAAATAAATTAATAGATTTCGCAAACCTATGTGTCGAAGATTATTTCTTTCAAGACTGCGAAAAGTTTGAATCGAGAATATATGACATAGGATATGTTGGTGCACTAGAAGAGCGAAGATATATTAAAGAGCTCCTGTTAACTATGAAATATCTACCTAGGTTTCTCAATAAAAAAGTAAGAGTGCTGATAATAGGTGATGGACCTTTAAGGCATGTGGTAGAAAGTTTCGCAAAAAAATACAGAGACCCCGAAAGTGCTATATTTGTTGACTACATTCCGTCAGTTCCACGTTATCGATTACAAAACTATTATCGAAAAATAAAGATATTGGTCTTGCCCACTAGGAGCGACGGGCTTCCGAATACTATCATTGAAGCTATGGCAAGTTGTTGTACAGTTATTTCGACGGACATAGGTGGTATACCAAGCGTAATTGATAATAACGTTACCGGATTTATCATACAAAATGGGAACATCGTTTTAGAATTACTTAAACTAATAAAACAATTGTTCAGCAATGACTATAAAATAGCTAAAATTGGAACCAATGCTAGACAAAGAGTTTTAAAATCCTTTAGTAAAGTTCCAGTACAAATTAAATGGAAACATATACTAGATCTTGCTAGGAGGGCGTAG
- a CDS encoding glycosyltransferase family 4 protein produces the protein MRIVEVSTNLIPSPPLKGGAIERFVFNISKSLVALGLEVHLISVNKKRGINKIDGIIRHTYPREISIFDEIIDKSMYKFNPHAKKLNTKTTLYIYNIMSFIKETYGSIDVIHNHSLTTAVSPILFQKTRSKNTLLIMHHHNVSQPNMINKVILKQYDLHLAVSKYVKNEIMKRFKIPAEKVLVVYNAINVNKYKCSDTKQSKLRDLFGIDGDGVVLLYVGRITPEKGLHHLIEAFKIVRRKLSSTKVKLFIVGPVGQFHSSSMRDVAYFQFIEKLVYSYGLYNDIKYLGHYDENSILDAYTAADVVIVPSICQEAFGLVIIEALASCKPVVAYPVGGVPEILEPLNYGFLAKSVSPIELAEAIIKIISNYDNVNLGYLREYVEKRFSIESVAKRLKTIFEMYVKNK, from the coding sequence TTGAGGATAGTAGAAGTATCCACGAATCTTATTCCTTCTCCTCCCCTTAAGGGCGGAGCAATTGAAAGATTTGTTTTTAATATCTCAAAATCACTAGTAGCCTTAGGTTTAGAGGTTCACTTGATCTCTGTGAATAAGAAGCGCGGCATCAATAAAATAGATGGGATAATTAGGCACACTTATCCAAGAGAGATCTCTATTTTCGACGAAATAATAGATAAATCCATGTACAAGTTTAACCCTCATGCTAAGAAATTGAATACCAAGACGACGTTATACATCTATAACATTATGTCATTCATTAAGGAGACATATGGTTCGATCGATGTGATCCACAACCATTCGTTAACAACAGCTGTCTCACCCATACTCTTTCAGAAGACTCGCTCTAAAAATACGCTGTTAATTATGCACCACCACAATGTTTCTCAACCAAATATGATTAACAAAGTAATTCTCAAACAATACGATTTACATTTAGCTGTAAGCAAGTACGTAAAGAATGAGATCATGAAAAGATTTAAGATACCTGCTGAAAAAGTTCTCGTTGTCTATAATGCCATCAACGTCAACAAGTATAAATGCTCAGACACAAAACAGTCTAAGTTAAGAGACTTATTTGGAATAGATGGAGATGGGGTTGTCCTATTATACGTTGGCAGAATAACACCTGAAAAAGGACTACATCATTTAATAGAAGCTTTCAAAATAGTTCGTCGAAAGCTGTCTTCTACAAAAGTAAAGCTCTTTATTGTGGGACCCGTGGGCCAGTTTCATTCATCAAGTATGAGGGATGTAGCTTATTTTCAATTCATCGAAAAACTTGTGTATTCATATGGACTGTATAACGATATAAAATACTTAGGACATTATGATGAAAATTCAATACTAGACGCCTATACAGCCGCAGACGTAGTGATTGTCCCCTCCATATGCCAAGAAGCGTTTGGGCTTGTAATAATTGAGGCTCTTGCATCCTGTAAGCCGGTGGTTGCATACCCCGTAGGAGGGGTACCTGAAATACTTGAACCTTTGAACTACGGCTTTCTTGCTAAGTCGGTTTCGCCTATTGAGCTTGCGGAGGCTATCATTAAGATTATTTCTAACTATGATAACGTGAACCTAGGGTATTTAAGAGAATACGTGGAAAAAAGATTTTCAATAGAATCCGTAGCAAAGAGATTAAAAACGATATTTGAAATGTATGTTAAAAATAAATAG